In the genome of Populus alba chromosome 11, ASM523922v2, whole genome shotgun sequence, one region contains:
- the LOC118031350 gene encoding uncharacterized protein, with amino-acid sequence MMCSARIRIPFGQHNLMSNVNQFELLDQPAPSLSDMVFGFLEDGESWSESGSSEGYEEEEEEEENNGNVEENRSFWENQHQLLHATLCRTSSLESSIRSITKDALKERQMAGNCGCGRPMAAGCRSCLMAEVSSRLRNAGHNSAICKTKWRSSPDIPAGEHTFMDVIDNTVSKRGEVRVIIELNFRAEFEMAKASEEYNQLVHRLPEVFVGKVERLNSVIKALCLAAKKCMKEKKMHLGPWRKQRYMQAKWLATACERAPSMPPLSMGHSGRLLRPKASMLTVDLKEMLPNVHGTAATVVW; translated from the exons ATGATGTGTAGTGCGAGGATAAGAATCCCGTTTGGTCAACACAATTTGATGTCTAACGTCAACCAGTTTGAGTTACTTGATCAACCGGCGCCGAGTTTATCCGATATGGTTTTCGGGTTTCTTGAAGATGGTGAGTCCTGGTCGGAAAGCGGGAGTAGTGAAGGGtatgaagaggaagaggaagaggaagagaataATGGCAATGTGGAAGAGAACAGGAGTTTCTGGGAGAACCAACATCAGCTTCTACAT GCAACCCTGTGCAGGACTAGCTCCTTGGAATCTAGCATTAGAAGTATCACTAAAGATGCATTGAAGGAAAGACAAATGGCTGGAAATTGTGGTTGCGGTAGACCAATGGCTGCCGGCTGTCGGAGCTGCTTGATGGCAGAGGTCTCTAGCCGTCTACGAAATGCCGGTCACAATAGTGCCATTTGCAAGACTAAATGGAGAAGCTCGCCTGATATCCCAGCAG GAGAGCATACTTTTATGGATGTGATAGACAACACAGTTTCAAAAAGAGGAGAGGTGAGAGTTATAATCGAATTAAATTTTAGGGCAGAGTTTGAGATGGCTAAAGCAAGCGAAGAATACAATCAACTTGTCCACAGATTGCCAGAAGTGTTTGTCGGGAAAGTTGAAAGATTAAACTCTGTGATTAAGGCCTTATGCTTGGCTGCAAAGAAGtgcatgaaagaaaagaaaatgcactTAGGGCCATGGAGAAAGCAAAGATACATGCAGGCAAAATGGCTTGCGACGGCATGTGAAAGGGCACCGTCTATGCCTCCGTTGTCGATGGGACATTCCGGCCGATTGCTGAGGCCGAAGGCATCGATGCTGACGGTGGATTTGAAAGAGATGCTCCCTAATGTACACGGCACCGCTGCTACGGTTGTGtggtaa